A portion of the Krasilnikovia cinnamomea genome contains these proteins:
- a CDS encoding dynamin family protein: MRPVVARIARLCDDIGPLLAADGQDTVAAVRAGLSEPLRLAVVGRVKAGKSTLVNALVKRRIAPTAVGECTRTVTWYRYGAPERAEVELRDGSRRDLPWRGGRLPDSLGVPAEQVARVVVYLQAAALRDQTVIDTPGLATLTSANEAATRAEVFGAGAAPDDAEQVSRYAAGQAEALLFVFREAERKDEIEFLTQFRAATGEIGASAVNAVGVLSQSDQFTGTDPFEVADGRAAQLAAARAADVSAVVAASGLLAQAARTGRLGEGEARLLAGIADVPESLLRLRRTRPLPGTDPAELDRLFGLLGVHGVHQGRHRSARGAHELVQWLESVSGVAKVEDLVRRSLLSRAHALKAMRALRVLTDAANRTGLDTGAALGLIEQARLDPALHPVRELRALRHLVAEAPVSPLRAELERVSADTTDQVRVGLPASATPDDVATAARRCAAAAQEQAAFAPMPAEAEAGRVLARSYQLIAQRARP, from the coding sequence ATGCGTCCGGTGGTCGCGCGGATCGCGCGGCTGTGCGACGACATCGGCCCGCTGCTGGCCGCCGACGGCCAGGACACGGTCGCGGCCGTCCGCGCCGGCCTGTCCGAACCGCTGCGCCTCGCCGTCGTGGGCCGGGTCAAGGCGGGCAAGTCCACTCTGGTCAACGCGCTGGTCAAGCGCCGCATCGCGCCGACCGCGGTGGGCGAGTGCACCCGTACGGTCACCTGGTACCGCTACGGCGCCCCGGAGCGCGCCGAGGTCGAGCTGCGCGACGGCAGCCGGCGTGACCTGCCGTGGCGCGGCGGGCGCCTGCCGGACTCACTCGGGGTGCCGGCGGAGCAGGTGGCCCGCGTCGTCGTGTACCTGCAGGCGGCCGCGCTGCGCGACCAGACCGTCATCGACACGCCGGGCCTGGCCACGTTGACCAGCGCCAACGAGGCGGCGACCCGGGCCGAGGTGTTCGGTGCCGGCGCGGCACCGGACGACGCGGAGCAGGTCTCCCGGTACGCCGCGGGTCAGGCGGAGGCCCTGCTGTTCGTGTTCCGGGAAGCGGAGCGCAAGGACGAGATCGAGTTCCTGACCCAGTTCCGCGCCGCCACCGGTGAGATCGGCGCCAGCGCCGTCAACGCGGTCGGCGTACTGTCCCAGTCCGACCAGTTCACGGGCACCGATCCGTTCGAGGTCGCGGACGGGCGGGCCGCCCAGCTCGCCGCCGCCCGCGCCGCCGACGTGTCCGCGGTCGTCGCCGCCTCCGGCCTGCTGGCCCAGGCCGCGCGCACCGGGCGGCTCGGCGAGGGCGAGGCCCGGCTGCTGGCCGGGATCGCCGACGTGCCGGAGAGCCTGCTACGGCTGCGGCGCACCCGCCCGCTGCCCGGCACCGACCCGGCCGAGCTGGACCGGCTGTTCGGGCTGCTCGGTGTCCACGGTGTCCACCAGGGACGGCACCGCAGCGCACGGGGAGCGCACGAGCTCGTCCAATGGCTGGAGTCCGTGTCCGGGGTGGCCAAGGTCGAGGACCTGGTGCGCCGCAGCCTGCTGAGCCGCGCCCACGCGCTGAAGGCCATGCGCGCGCTCCGGGTGCTGACCGACGCCGCGAACCGGACCGGCCTCGACACCGGCGCCGCGCTCGGTCTGATCGAGCAGGCCCGCCTCGACCCGGCCCTGCATCCCGTCCGCGAGTTGCGGGCCCTGCGTCACCTGGTCGCCGAGGCCCCGGTCTCGCCGCTGCGGGCCGAGCTGGAGCGCGTCAGCGCGGACACCACCGACCAGGTCAGGGTCGGCCTGCCCGCGTCGGCGACCCCGGACGACGTCGCCACCGCCGCCCGCCGGTGCGCCGCCGCGGCGCAGGAACAGGCCGCCTTCGCCCCGATGCCCGCCGAGGCGGAGGCCGGCCGGGTGCTGGCCCGCTCGTACCAGCTGATCGCCCAGCGGGCGCGGCCGTGA